The Nothobranchius furzeri strain GRZ-AD chromosome 6, NfurGRZ-RIMD1, whole genome shotgun sequence genome includes a region encoding these proteins:
- the dtd1 gene encoding D-aminoacyl-tRNA deacylase 1, translated as MRAVVQRVTAASVTVGGEQVSSIGRGLCVLLGISVDDTQKDAEYMVRKILNLRLFDDENGRAWSKSVMERGFEVLCVSQFTLQYILKGNKPDFHAAMPAELAQPFYCSILENMRTSYKPEMIKDGVFGAYMQLHIQNDGPVTIELTSPTGPADPRQLSKQEKLQQRKEKTRSKGPSESGREKCSLRSKQDNASSGEEGDVSSEREP; from the exons ATGAGAGCTGTCGTACAGAGGGTGACTGCAGCGAGTGTGACAG TGGGAGGAGAGCAGGTCAGCTCCATCGGACGGGGACTCTGTGTGCTCCTGGGGATTTCAGTTGACGACACCCAGAAAGATGCAGAGTACAT GGTGAGAAAGATCTTGAACCTGCGTCTGTTTGATGACGAGAACGGTCGGGCGTGGAGCAAAAGCGTGATGGAACGAGGGTTTGAGGTTCTGTGTGTGAGCCAGTTCACGCTGCAGTACATCCTGAAGGGCAACAAGCCCGACTTCCACGCGGCCATGCCTGCCGAGTTGGCACAACCATTCTACTGCAGCATCCTGGAGAACATGAGGACCTCCTACAAGCCGGAGATGATCAAAG ACGGGGTGTTTGGCGCCTACATGCAGCTCCACATTCAGAATGACGGACCTGTAACCATCGAGCTGACGTCACCGACGGGTCCGGCGGACCCCAGACAG CTGTCCAAGCAGGAGAAACTGCAGCAGAGGAAGGAGAAGACACGCTCCAAAGGGCCGTCGGAGTCGGGTCGGGAGAAGTGTTCGCTCCGATCCAAACAGGACAATGCCAGCAGCGGGGAGGAGGGCGACGTATCCTCAGAGAGGGAGCCTTAA
- the LOC107394483 gene encoding small integral membrane protein 26, with translation MFKDVMKWNTRMSAVYALGIWTMVGSYAYIKYTSPKDDVSAPVEEEPDDPNKHIYQGKHLRSVVIYKKDFVPYSTRIYNFIKSFSEGTESRPGAASGPGQGDK, from the exons ATGTTTAAGGACGTGATGAAGTGGAACACCAGGATGTCTGCCGTCTACGCGCTGGGCATCTGGACCATGGTCGGCTCCTACGCTTATATAAAATATACTTCCCCCAAAGATGACGTTTCAG CTCCGGTAGAAGAAGAGCCAGACGATCCAAACAAGCACATCTACCAGGGCAAACACCTCAGATCTGTCGTTATCTACAAGAAAGACTTTGTTCCATACTCCACGAGGATTTACAATTTCATCAAGTCCTTCAGTGAAGGAACAGAATCCAGACCTGGAGCCGCATCTGGACCTGGACAAGGAGACAAATAG